The genomic DNA TCTATCTCGCCAAAGTAACACGCGTCGAACCCTCGCTGCAGGCAGCGTTCGTTGATTATGGCGGCAACCGCCACGGTTTTCTCGCGTTTTCCGAGATCCACCCCGATTATTACCAGATCCCGGTTGCCGACCGTGAAGCGCTGCTCGAGGAAGAGCGCGCCTACGCCGAGGCGCAGGCAGCACGTGACGCCAAGGAAGACGAGGACCCGAAGCCCAAACGCCGGTCCCGTTCGCGTAGCCGCAGCAAATCCAAGGCCGAGGATGTCGCGACAGACGATGCAACGGCATCGGCAGACATTGACGGTATGGAAACGGTCGATCTGACCGATGGCGACGATGTCGAAGTGTCCGAGGACGAGGCGTCATCGCCGATGGAGCGTGTCAAAGAGGCACCCGTCGACAGCCCGGACGACAGTGACGATACCAGTGATGTATCGAGCGACGAAACGGACGACGGCGACGATGCAGATGCACCGGCGTCGAAAGGATCCGATGCGGCGGCCAAGGACGACAGTATCGAATCGGTCGCGGATGACGACGATCAGGACGATATCCGCCCCGCGCGCAAACCCCGCCCGCGCCGCTACAAGATTCAGGAAGTGATCAAGGTGCGCCAGATCCTTCTGGTGCAGGTCGTCAAGGAAGAGCGCGGCAACAAGGGCGCCGCTCTGACCACGTATCTTTCGCTGGCGGGGCGCTACTGTGTCCTGATGCCGAATACCGCACGTGGCGGTGGCATCAGCCGCAAGATCACCAACGCCGCCGACCGCAAGAAGCTCAAGGAAATCGCGACTGAAATTCAGGTGCCACAGGGCGCCGGTCTGATCGTGCGCACTGCGGGTGCAAAGCGGACCAAAGCCGAGATCAAACGCGATTACGAGTACTTGCAACGGCTCTGGGAACAGATTCGCGAGCTGACGTTGAAGTCGATCGCTCCGGCGAAGATCTACGAGGAAGGCGACCTGATCAAACGCTCGATCCGCGACCTTTATAATCGTGAGATCGACGAGGTGTTCGTCGAGGGTGAACGCGGTTACCGCATCGCCAAGGACTTCATGAAGATGATCATGCCGTCCCACGCCAAGAACGTGAAACGTTACGAGGACCAGCTGCCGCTCTTTGCCCGCTATCAGGTGGAAAGCTATCTGTCGGGCATGTTCAACCCCACGGTCCAGCTGCCATCGGGGGGCTACATCGTGATCGGTGTGACCGAGGCGCTTGTCGCGGTCGACGTGAACTCCGGTCGTGCGACCAAGGAAGGCTCGATCGAGCAGACGGCGGTCAAGACCAACCTCGAGGCCGCAGACGAAGTGGCCCGCCAGTTGCGTCTGCGCGATCTGGCCGGTCTTATCGTGATCGACTTCATCGATATGGACGAACGCAAGAACAACGCGGCCGTCGAGAAGCGGATGAAGGACAAGCTCAAGACCGACCGCGCGCGTATTCAGGTTGGCCGCATTTCGGGCTTTGGCCTGATGGAGATGTCGCGCCAGCGTTTGCGTCCGGGTATGATCGAGGCGACAACGCAGCCCTGTGGCGCGTGCCACGGCACTGGCCTGATCCGGTCGGACGACAATCTGGCGCTGTCGATCCTGCGTCAGATCGAGGAAGAGGGCACCCGCCGCCGGTCCCGCGAGGTGCTGATCAAAGCGCCTGTGGGCATCGCGAACTTCCTGATGAACCAGAAGCGCGAGCACATCGCCCATATTGAAGCACGCTATGGTTTGTCCGTGCGCATCGAGGGTGAGCCGCATCTGGTCAGCCCGGATTTCTCGATGGAGAAGTTCAAGACAGCCACACGTGTTGTCGTGCAGACAGAAGCGGTTGTATCCGTCGATACATCGCTAATGGACCAGATTGACGAGGACGAAGCGGCCAGCGACGCGGAAGAGGATGAAGCGCCGCAAGCCGAGCAGTCCCAGACGCATGAGCATGGTGACGACGGTGAAGATCGGCCCAAGCGTAAACGGCGTCGTCGGCGTCGCAGCCGCGGCGGTCGCAACAAGGACGGCGATCAGCATTCAGAAGGCGAGAACGGGTCATCTGATGCCGCGGTCTCCGAAGAGGGCAGCACAGCGGATGCACCGGCAGAGCCGAGCGCTGAAGCGGGTGAGGAACAACCGGCGAAGCCCAAGCGGAGCCGGTCGCGGACGCGCAAGCCCAAGGAAGCGGCAGCGGATGCTGATGCAGGGGCCGATGCGACAGTTGCAGATGCTCCCGCTGACACACCCGCCGAGGAGGCAGAGACCGCCGAGGATGCGCCGGTAGAAAAACCCAAGCGCAAGCGGGCACCGCGCAAGACCAAAGCGCAAAAGGACGCCGAAGCGGAAGCGGCAGCGGCAGCGTCGACTGCTGATGCGGCAGAGACCGAGGAAGCACCCGCCAAGCCAAAACGCACCCGCCGCAAGAAAGCCGAACCGAAAGCGGAAGCGCCCGTCGCGGCCGCTGAAGCTCCGGCAGAGGAAGTGGCGACTGTTGCGCCGGAAGTCGAATTACCACCGGCACCGGAACCCGAAGCCGTAGCAACGCCAGAGCCCGCTGCCCCTTCTGCGCCCGCGCCAGAGCATGTCGTTGTAGAGGCTGCCCCTGAGCCCGAGGCCCCGAAAAAGCCAAAACGCAAGGGATGGTGGTCTTTGGGCAGTCGGTGATCCGCAGGTTCACTGCTTGATAAACGAAAGGCAGGCCAAGCGGCCTGCCTTTTGCGTTTCATCAGAATGGCGGATTATTGTTAGCCGCTTTTTTCGATCAGATAGACCTGCGCATTTCCATCCTCATAGCTTTCCACCAACTTGTGGCCGCTCTCCATGCAGAAATGTGGCACGTCGATCACTGCGGCGGGATCATCGGCCCGCATGCGCAATCTGTCCCCCGCAGTCATGGACTGCAGGCGTTTGCGGGCTTTGAGAACGGGAAGGGGGCACAGCAGCCCTGTGGCGTCAAGATCTGTGGTCATGTGCCAACAGGTAGGCCGGATGTTACAGCCTGTCCACAGCCTTGTGACAATCTGGCAGGTGACGGCAGACCCCGGCGAGTATAGCTGTGAGGCATGTATGGAATCGACATTATCGACGCGAGCTTGCTGCCGGCCATTGCGGTCGCCCTTGTTGCGGGCGTCATCAGCTTTCTTTCGCCCTGCGTGTTGCCCATCGTGCCGCCGTATCTTGCGTATATGAGCGGTGTGAGCCTCAACGACATGAGCTCCGAGGCTACCGCACGACGTCGGGCTTTCGTCGCTGCGCTGTTCTTTGTGCTGGGGCTGAGCACCGTATTCTTGATCCTCGGCTTCACCGCTTCGGCCTTCGGGGCGTTCTTTTTGCAGAACCAGACCCTCTTTGCGCAGATCAGCGGCGTGGTTGTCATCATTTTCGGTCTGCATTTTCTGGGCATTTTCCGCATTCCGTTTCTCGATCAGGAAGCGCGATTGGACGCGGGCGACAAAGGCGGATCGTCTTTCGGGGCCTATATCCTGGGACTTGCGTTTGCTTTCGGATGGACGCCTTGCATCGGTCCACAGCTTGGCGCGATCCTGTCGCTTGCCGCCTCCGAGGCCTCGGTCACGCGGGGGACACTGCTGCTGGGTATCTATGCCTTGGGTCTTGGCATCCCGTTCCTGCTCGCCGCGATGTTCATCAGCCGGGCCACCGAGGTCATGAACCGACTTAAGCGTCACATGAAACTCATCGAGCGCGTGATGGGTGTTCTTTTGGTCATTGTCGGTCTTGCATTGCTGACGGGTGCATTTTCGACCTTCAGTTTCTGGCTCCTGGAAACCTTCCCCGCGCTTGGTGCGCTCGGTTAAGCCTTACTTTGGTCGAAAACCCGCGCTAGCATGGTGAAAAGCCAAAAAGCGACGGCCATGAGCAGTAACCAAACCATCGCCAAACGGCGGGTATTTTACATACCGGGCTATGACCCGATCCATCCGCGTCGCTACCGCGAACTGTACCGCAGCGAGGGTGCCGCCCAAGCCGCAATTTCCGGATACGAGATCGCCCTTAAGGGCCAGGCGGGCCGCAAAACATACGGCTGGGATGTTACCGCGACGATCGATGGCCAAACCGTATCGTCACGATTCGACGTGCTCGTCTGGTCCGACATTGTCCGCGATAGCATGGCGACATCAATTCTCGCAACGTACACGCAACTTTTCAAAACCGCTTATATCTACATGTCTACGGGCGCGCTCTGGCGGCTGATGCGGTTGCGCAAAGGGCCCGTTATCACGGCGCTTTATCCGGTGGTGATGCTTCTGGGGCAGCTCGCACTCGCGATCGCTTTGGCGGTCTTGCTGGGGCTGGCAGGAGGCGCGTTGCTTGGGCCGGCGATGGGCGTCGTGGGGGATGTAATCGGGTACACCATCGGCATAGGGGCAGCTTACGCGCTGATGCGCTGGTTCAAGAAAAAGGACGGCCGGTTTTTCGCGTACTACCTGATGCACGACTATGCCTATGGCGCGTCAACGCGGGGGGCATACGCCAACCCGTTGGAGCGGCGGCTGGCCGCGTTCAAGGTTGCCGTGGCCGATGCACTGAACAGCGATGTCGACGAGGTGCTGGTCGTGGGCCATTCGTCGGGCGCGCATCTGGGCGTGTCTGTGCTGGCGGATTTGCTGCGCGAGGACGGCCCGCCAGCGACCGGTCCGCAACTCGCGTTTCTGACCCTTGGCCAGGTGGTGCCGATGTTGTCGTTCCTGCCCGATGCGAACCGGCTGCGCGGCGATCTGCGGTATCTCAGCGGGCATGAGGCGGTGTGCTGGATTGACGTCTCCGCGCCCGGTGACGGCTGCGCTTTTGCGCTGTGCGATCCGGTGGCGGTCACAGGGGTCGCACCACCGGACCAGCGCTGGCCTCTGGTATTTTCAGCTGCATTTACCAAGAGCCTGAGTGCCGAGAGGTGGAAAGAACTCCGCTGGCGGTTCTTCAGGCTGCATTTCCAGTACCTGTGTGCGTTTGACCGGCCCCGGGACTACGATTATTTCCAGATTACCGCGGGGCCACTGGCGCTTGCGACACGCTACAAAGACCGCGGTCCGTCGAAATCCCGGATCACATCACCGATCAATCGCTACACGGGCACGTCGTCATGATGCCGCCGAAGCCTCCGGCGCGCCCTGACAAGGTGTCGCTTTGGCGCTACGCCCGTCTGTTTCGCAGCGACATCCTGTCGGCCCAGCCGGCGCGATTGTACCGCGCGTGGATGGCCGAGTTCCGCACGCCATTTTTCCGCAGCTACCTGCTGAACCAGCCCGAACTCGTCAAAACCGTTCTCAAGGACAGGCCCGACGCGTTCCCGAAATCCGATAGGGTCGGGGAAGGGCTGCGCCCGCTTCTTGGCAATTCGGTTTTTGTCACCAACGGAGCGACGTGGAAGCGCCAGCGGCGCATCATTGACCCTGCCTTCGAAGGGGGCCGCCTGCGCGAGACGTTTCCGGCCATGTGGGCCGCATCCGAGGCCGCGGCAGCGAGACTGGAGACAGTGACAGGTGGTAATGTGGAAGTAGAGGGGATCGCCAGCCATGCGGCCGCCGACGTCATATTCCGCACGCTGTTTTCCATCCCCATTGACCATGACATCGCTCAGGCGGTTTTTGACGAATTTCGGGTGTATCAACGCAGCCAGCCGATCCTGAATATCGCGGCGCTTCTGCCTTTGCCCAACTGGATGCCGCGGCTGTTTCGTCGCGATACCAAGCGCAGCGCTGCACGGATCAGGTCGCTGATTGCGCAGTTGACGGCACAGCGCAGCATCGCGATCTCGCAAGGGGATGCGCCCGATGATCTGGCCACCAAGATCATGACCACCCCCGATCCGGAAACCGGCGACACCTTCAGCACAGAGGAGATGGTCGATCAGGTGGCGATCTTTTTTCTGGCAGGCCATGAGACTAGCGCCTCTGCGCTGGCGTGGGCGCTGTATCTCGCAGCACTTTACCCCAACTGGCAGGACCGCATCGCCAGCGAAGCAAAGGTGCTGGACGAATGTGATTTTGGCGTGATGTCCAAATTGCGGATCAGCCGTGATGTATTCCGCG from Sulfitobacter sp. S190 includes the following:
- a CDS encoding ribonuclease E/G; the encoded protein is MPKKMLIDATHAEETRVVVVDGNKVEEFDFESENKRQLAGNIYLAKVTRVEPSLQAAFVDYGGNRHGFLAFSEIHPDYYQIPVADREALLEEERAYAEAQAARDAKEDEDPKPKRRSRSRSRSKSKAEDVATDDATASADIDGMETVDLTDGDDVEVSEDEASSPMERVKEAPVDSPDDSDDTSDVSSDETDDGDDADAPASKGSDAAAKDDSIESVADDDDQDDIRPARKPRPRRYKIQEVIKVRQILLVQVVKEERGNKGAALTTYLSLAGRYCVLMPNTARGGGISRKITNAADRKKLKEIATEIQVPQGAGLIVRTAGAKRTKAEIKRDYEYLQRLWEQIRELTLKSIAPAKIYEEGDLIKRSIRDLYNREIDEVFVEGERGYRIAKDFMKMIMPSHAKNVKRYEDQLPLFARYQVESYLSGMFNPTVQLPSGGYIVIGVTEALVAVDVNSGRATKEGSIEQTAVKTNLEAADEVARQLRLRDLAGLIVIDFIDMDERKNNAAVEKRMKDKLKTDRARIQVGRISGFGLMEMSRQRLRPGMIEATTQPCGACHGTGLIRSDDNLALSILRQIEEEGTRRRSREVLIKAPVGIANFLMNQKREHIAHIEARYGLSVRIEGEPHLVSPDFSMEKFKTATRVVVQTEAVVSVDTSLMDQIDEDEAASDAEEDEAPQAEQSQTHEHGDDGEDRPKRKRRRRRRSRGGRNKDGDQHSEGENGSSDAAVSEEGSTADAPAEPSAEAGEEQPAKPKRSRSRTRKPKEAAADADAGADATVADAPADTPAEEAETAEDAPVEKPKRKRAPRKTKAQKDAEAEAAAAASTADAAETEEAPAKPKRTRRKKAEPKAEAPVAAAEAPAEEVATVAPEVELPPAPEPEAVATPEPAAPSAPAPEHVVVEAAPEPEAPKKPKRKGWWSLGSR
- a CDS encoding sulfurtransferase TusA family protein, coding for MTTDLDATGLLCPLPVLKARKRLQSMTAGDRLRMRADDPAAVIDVPHFCMESGHKLVESYEDGNAQVYLIEKSG
- a CDS encoding cytochrome c biogenesis CcdA family protein; the encoded protein is MYGIDIIDASLLPAIAVALVAGVISFLSPCVLPIVPPYLAYMSGVSLNDMSSEATARRRAFVAALFFVLGLSTVFLILGFTASAFGAFFLQNQTLFAQISGVVVIIFGLHFLGIFRIPFLDQEARLDAGDKGGSSFGAYILGLAFAFGWTPCIGPQLGAILSLAASEASVTRGTLLLGIYALGLGIPFLLAAMFISRATEVMNRLKRHMKLIERVMGVLLVIVGLALLTGAFSTFSFWLLETFPALGALG
- a CDS encoding cytochrome P450, whose product is MMPPKPPARPDKVSLWRYARLFRSDILSAQPARLYRAWMAEFRTPFFRSYLLNQPELVKTVLKDRPDAFPKSDRVGEGLRPLLGNSVFVTNGATWKRQRRIIDPAFEGGRLRETFPAMWAASEAAAARLETVTGGNVEVEGIASHAAADVIFRTLFSIPIDHDIAQAVFDEFRVYQRSQPILNIAALLPLPNWMPRLFRRDTKRSAARIRSLIAQLTAQRSIAISQGDAPDDLATKIMTTPDPETGDTFSTEEMVDQVAIFFLAGHETSASALAWALYLAALYPNWQDRIASEAKVLDECDFGVMSKLRISRDVFRETLRLYPPVPMMVRENQCPETLRDRAVRPGSQLVLSPWHLHRHSRLWDDPDGFNPDRWATENGKACMRDAYIPFSAGARVCPGAGFAMIEGPLILSRILRDFRVTCVTGKTPVPVAHLTVRSDAGIWLRFDRR